A single region of the Patescibacteria group bacterium genome encodes:
- a CDS encoding CPBP family glutamic-type intramembrane protease, whose product MDGSRQVLSWRRMALDLLAAYGANWIWVMVVFCLLGAVAGQSLLPYSLPYFSASFWLLVRFCGDDFLVGRPSLVLFFVLFCAPIVEEALFRMLPLEIVRNKRPEAAGVVVIIVCGVLFGLAQAVPQGMLIQGVGGMILGGLYLRNSQNQFAAYFSCVFVHALCNFTVAMTAGII is encoded by the coding sequence ATGGACGGAAGCAGACAGGTGTTGTCTTGGCGCCGGATGGCGCTTGATCTTTTGGCCGCTTACGGCGCCAACTGGATCTGGGTCATGGTGGTGTTCTGTCTTTTGGGAGCCGTGGCCGGCCAGTCGCTGTTGCCGTACTCCTTGCCGTATTTTTCGGCGAGCTTCTGGCTGCTCGTCAGATTCTGCGGCGACGATTTCCTAGTCGGACGCCCATCACTGGTCCTCTTCTTCGTCCTGTTCTGCGCGCCGATCGTCGAGGAGGCGCTTTTCCGGATGCTGCCTCTGGAGATCGTCCGGAACAAGCGGCCGGAAGCGGCAGGTGTGGTCGTGATCATTGTCTGCGGCGTCCTCTTCGGTTTGGCTCAAGCCGTGCCGCAGGGCATGCTTATCCAGGGTGTCGGCGGCATGATCCTGGGCGGTCTTTATCTCCGGAACAGCCAGAATCAGTTCGCAGCGTATTTTTCCTGCGTTTTCGTTCACGCGTTGTGCAATTTCACCGTGGCGATGACCGCGGGGATCATCTGA
- a CDS encoding sigma-70 family RNA polymerase sigma factor — MSKKTATKKAKKKPAAKAAPKKIAKKPLKKIVKRPAKRPAKKIAPKKGAKPAKGSGKKPAPMVPIKRAKALPPPPEVVDALLAKGRSRGFITETELLHTFADLEEYLPLYIDFLDRVDAIGMKLVEMKEGLLGRREEQENLLNQIRSTKEKKRFDLTDISTDSIQMYLREIGKIPLLTSEEEIALAKRKERNDREAEKRLIEANLRLVVSIAKKFVGKSLSLLDLIQEGNIGLFRAVKKFEYRKGFKFSTYATWWIRQAITRALADQSRTIRIPVHMVETINRFQQIERQLIQDLGREPLPEEIAAEMGEDVEKVRHIIQISQDTVSLETSVGEDDEDSTLVDFVEDVKNIAPDRAAALQLLRDYVRNVIKDLSPREQKILEMRFGLTDGVSHTLEEVGQEFDVTRERIRQIEAKALEKIQHHQGISKLRDY, encoded by the coding sequence ATGTCCAAGAAGACTGCGACCAAGAAAGCGAAGAAGAAGCCGGCCGCGAAGGCCGCGCCCAAGAAGATCGCCAAGAAACCGCTGAAGAAGATCGTAAAGAGACCGGCCAAACGGCCGGCCAAGAAGATCGCTCCGAAAAAAGGCGCCAAGCCCGCCAAAGGTTCCGGCAAGAAACCGGCGCCGATGGTGCCGATCAAGCGCGCCAAAGCCCTGCCGCCGCCGCCGGAAGTCGTCGACGCGCTCTTGGCCAAGGGCCGCTCGCGCGGTTTCATCACTGAGACCGAACTTTTGCATACGTTCGCCGACCTGGAGGAGTATCTGCCGCTTTATATCGACTTCCTCGACCGGGTCGACGCCATCGGCATGAAGCTCGTGGAGATGAAAGAGGGTCTCCTGGGCCGCCGCGAAGAGCAGGAAAATCTGCTCAATCAGATCCGTTCCACCAAGGAAAAGAAGCGGTTCGATCTCACGGACATCTCCACGGACTCGATCCAGATGTATCTGCGCGAGATCGGCAAGATCCCGCTGCTCACGAGCGAAGAGGAGATCGCGCTCGCCAAACGCAAGGAGCGCAACGACCGCGAGGCCGAGAAGCGCCTGATCGAAGCCAACCTGCGCCTCGTCGTCTCCATCGCCAAGAAATTCGTCGGTAAGTCGCTGTCACTCCTCGACCTCATCCAGGAGGGGAACATCGGCCTCTTCCGCGCCGTGAAGAAATTCGAATACCGCAAAGGCTTCAAGTTCTCGACCTACGCCACCTGGTGGATCCGCCAGGCCATCACCCGCGCCTTAGCCGATCAGTCGCGCACCATCCGCATCCCGGTTCACATGGTCGAGACCATCAACCGCTTCCAACAGATCGAGCGCCAGCTCATCCAAGACCTCGGCCGCGAACCGCTGCCGGAGGAGATTGCCGCCGAGATGGGCGAGGACGTCGAGAAGGTCCGCCATATCATCCAGATCTCGCAGGACACGGTTTCCTTGGAGACCTCGGTCGGCGAGGATGACGAGGATTCGACGCTCGTGGATTTCGTGGAGGACGTGAAGAACATCGCTCCGGACCGCGCCGCCGCGCTCCAGCTCCTGCGCGATTACGTGAGGAACGTCATCAAGGACCTGAGCCCGCGCGAACAGAAGATCCTCGAGATGCGGTTCGGACTCACGGACGGGGTCAGCCACACGCTCGAAGAGGTCGGCCAGGAGTTCGACGTCACCCGCGAGCGCATCCGCCAGATCGAGGCTAAGGCGCTCGAAAAGATCCAGCATCACCAGGGCATCTCCAAACTCCGCGATTATTGA
- a CDS encoding GIY-YIG nuclease family protein, with product MEYKVYVLRSLVDRTLYIGLTSDLARRLKEHNSGYVRWTKNHRPYVMVYSEETPDRPTARKREKWLKSGCGREFVKAFIGNHYSEVAQW from the coding sequence ATGGAATACAAGGTTTATGTCTTACGGAGTCTGGTTGATCGGACGTTATATATTGGTTTAACTTCTGATCTCGCACGGCGTCTCAAGGAACATAATTCCGGATACGTCAGGTGGACTAAGAACCATAGGCCATATGTCATGGTCTATAGCGAGGAAACACCAGATCGGCCAACAGCGAGAAAACGGGAAAAATGGTTGAAGTCAGGATGCGGCCGCGAATTTGTTAAAGCGTTCATTGGAAATCATTATTCCGAGGTAGCTCAATGGTAG
- a CDS encoding CPBP family intramembrane glutamic endopeptidase, translated as MENRTFGLRHVRNILTAYGLSWVWVVIVSNILQALLPKAVISSELPVLSVFGAWIDHFPDMATAIKASVGLSLFMTLVFAPVIEEAIFRMLPLTFVIGQHPERVRAVVIVICGIIFGWAHGSPLNVFIQGFVGLMLGWLYVKNNTSQKAAYISCVIVHALYNFTIVAMGG; from the coding sequence ATGGAAAATAGGACTTTTGGGTTGCGCCATGTGCGCAACATCCTGACTGCCTACGGGCTGTCCTGGGTTTGGGTGGTCATTGTCTCGAATATCCTTCAGGCTTTGCTGCCGAAAGCCGTCATCAGTTCCGAACTGCCGGTACTGTCCGTTTTCGGCGCCTGGATCGACCACTTCCCGGATATGGCTACCGCGATCAAGGCCAGCGTGGGTCTGAGCCTCTTCATGACGCTCGTCTTCGCTCCCGTGATCGAGGAAGCTATCTTCCGGATGCTGCCGCTGACCTTCGTCATCGGCCAGCATCCTGAGCGGGTGCGCGCGGTCGTCATCGTCATCTGCGGCATCATCTTCGGCTGGGCGCACGGCTCGCCGTTGAACGTCTTCATCCAGGGCTTCGTCGGCCTCATGCTCGGCTGGCTCTACGTGAAGAACAACACGTCGCAGAAAGCCGCCTATATTTCTTGCGTGATCGTTCATGCGCTGTACAACTTCACCATCGTCGCGATGGGCGGATGA
- the arsM gene encoding arsenite methyltransferase, with the protein MTAGKSVKQIVKKHYSKIAGKGCCCSCSCGGDGENERIAESIGYSAAEIRSAAGSNLGLGCGNPTGMAEIKEGDTVLDLGSGAGFDCFLAARKVGRTGRVIGVDMTQEMIDKARMNADRQGYKNVEFRLGDIEDLPVDSGSVDVIISNCVINLAPDKSKVFEEAWRVLKDGGRMYLSDIVLLEDLTAEQRGDEELIAGCVGGAVLRDEYLKKIARAGFKVKILSEDKDISKRQYQGIPLESLKVEARK; encoded by the coding sequence ATGACCGCAGGCAAGTCAGTCAAGCAGATCGTAAAAAAACACTACAGCAAGATCGCCGGTAAAGGCTGTTGTTGCAGCTGTAGTTGTGGCGGTGACGGGGAAAACGAACGGATAGCCGAAAGCATCGGTTATTCGGCTGCGGAGATCAGATCGGCGGCGGGGTCCAATCTGGGTCTGGGCTGCGGCAACCCGACGGGGATGGCCGAGATCAAGGAAGGCGACACTGTTCTGGATCTTGGGTCAGGTGCCGGCTTCGACTGTTTTTTGGCCGCCAGGAAGGTCGGCCGGACCGGCCGGGTCATAGGCGTCGACATGACCCAGGAGATGATCGACAAGGCCAGGATGAATGCCGACAGGCAAGGTTACAAAAACGTCGAATTCAGGCTGGGCGACATCGAGGACCTACCCGTCGATAGCGGCTCGGTCGACGTCATCATCAGCAACTGCGTCATCAATCTGGCCCCGGACAAGTCAAAAGTGTTTGAAGAGGCCTGGCGGGTGCTGAAAGACGGCGGCCGGATGTATTTGTCAGATATCGTGCTTCTGGAGGACTTGACCGCTGAGCAGAGGGGGGACGAAGAATTGATCGCGGGCTGCGTCGGCGGGGCCGTCCTCCGGGACGAATATCTGAAGAAGATTGCTCGCGCAGGTTTCAAAGTGAAGATCTTATCCGAGGACAAGGACATCAGTAAGCGGCAATATCAGGGTATTCCGTTGGAGAGTCTGAAGGTTGAGGCTCGGAAATAG